One part of the Ignavibacteria bacterium genome encodes these proteins:
- a CDS encoding Nif3-like dinuclear metal center hexameric protein has product MTAKDLIKHIENWAPKEAAWQKDNPGLQAGSLGNEVANIFLCLELSEKALEEAIKKKSNFIFTHHPLIFQPLKKIDTQNDKTSRLIEKLLINQITLYSAHTNLDFTKNGVSYHLAKTLGLNNIRFLEHEEANQMKLVVFVPEDNLREVSDAIFASGGGVIGEYSSCSFKSTGRGTFLGSQETNPAIGQAGNFEEVSEVRLEVIVDKWKLKGVISSMLKVHPYEEPAYDIYPLNNMNANYGFGAIGELEREMDENEFLAHTAKCLKTDSLRFTMGRGVPVKKVALCGGSGSDLIPAAMASGAEAYVTADIKYHTFQDAEGKILLVDAGHYETEFPVLEEVKRRLENFIKDKDADINVYIYSGTTNPVKFFHK; this is encoded by the coding sequence ATGACAGCAAAAGATCTTATAAAACATATTGAAAACTGGGCGCCTAAAGAAGCTGCATGGCAGAAAGATAATCCCGGGTTGCAGGCGGGATCTTTAGGAAACGAGGTGGCAAATATTTTTCTCTGCCTCGAGCTCTCCGAAAAAGCCCTCGAGGAGGCGATAAAGAAAAAAAGCAACTTCATCTTTACGCATCATCCTCTGATCTTTCAGCCTCTTAAGAAAATAGATACTCAGAACGATAAAACCTCCAGACTCATTGAGAAGCTCCTCATAAACCAAATCACCCTCTACTCGGCCCATACAAACCTAGATTTTACAAAAAACGGTGTAAGCTATCACCTGGCAAAAACCCTCGGACTTAATAACATCAGATTCCTTGAACACGAAGAAGCCAACCAGATGAAACTTGTTGTCTTTGTTCCTGAAGATAATCTCAGGGAAGTCTCAGATGCCATTTTTGCCTCGGGCGGCGGAGTAATAGGAGAATACTCCAGCTGCAGCTTTAAGAGCACGGGCCGCGGCACTTTCCTTGGATCTCAGGAAACAAACCCCGCAATAGGACAGGCCGGAAACTTCGAAGAAGTAAGTGAGGTAAGACTGGAAGTTATAGTGGATAAATGGAAGCTGAAGGGCGTTATATCATCAATGCTGAAAGTGCATCCTTATGAAGAGCCTGCCTACGACATTTATCCTCTTAATAATATGAATGCCAACTACGGCTTTGGCGCCATAGGTGAACTTGAACGTGAAATGGATGAAAATGAATTTTTAGCTCACACGGCAAAGTGCCTTAAAACAGACAGCCTGCGCTTTACTATGGGCCGGGGTGTGCCTGTAAAAAAAGTAGCTCTCTGCGGAGGAAGCGGCTCCGACCTTATCCCCGCTGCCATGGCATCGGGAGCCGAAGCCTACGTGACGGCCGACATAAAGTACCACACTTTCCAGGACGCCGAGGGAAAGATCCTTCTGGTGGATGCCGGGCATTATGAGACGGAATTTCCCGTCCTTGAAGAAGTAAAAAGAAGACTAGAGAATTTTATAAAAGATAAAGATGCCGATATAAATGTTTATATATATAGCGGAACTACAAACCCCGTAAAATTTTTTCATAAATAA